The genomic region ATGATTATTGTTACATCCTGAGACATGGCTATTCAATTGATTTTACAACCGCTTTTTCGGCTTCCTTACGGGTACCATCAAAACCGTCGACACCACTTACGGTGGTATATTTTAATACGTATTTTTTACCCGGATTCAGTTTGTTATACACACTCTGACACATTAAAGTCGCTTCGTGGAAACCACATAAAATCAGCTTTAATTTACCCGGATAGGTATTGATATCGCCAATGGCGTAAATCCCTTCGATATTGGTTTGATAGTCCAGCGCATTGTTTACTTTGATCGCGTTTTTCTCGATTTCTAGTCCCCAGTTGGCAATAGCACCCAATTTTGGTGTCAATCCGAATAACGGGATAAAATAATCGGTTTCTACATTCATACGGGCGCCATTGATTTCGATATCTACCGACTCGATACGTTCAGACCCTTTAAAACCAACTACTTCGGCTGGTGTGATCAAACGAATTTTACCCGCTTGTTTTAATTCCTGAACTTTTTCAACCGAGTCCAAAGCACCACGGAATTCGTTTCGACGGTGAACCAGCGTTACTTCCGAGGCTACATTTGCCAAAAAGATACTCCAGTCCAAAGCCGAATCGCCACCTCCGGAAATCACTACTTTTTTATTGCGGAATTTTTCAGGATCTTTTACAAAATACTCCACTCCCTTATCTTCCTGCTCGTAAAATTCCAAATCTTTCAGGATTGGTTTTCTCGGTTCGAAACTTCCCAATCCACCGGCAATAGCAACCGCTTTTGCGTGGTGTTGCGTACCTTTATCAGTGGTTACAATAAATG from Flavobacterium sp. WV_118_3 harbors:
- a CDS encoding NAD(P)/FAD-dependent oxidoreductase, with amino-acid sequence MIETDILIIGAGPTGLFAVFEAGLLKLKCHIIDGLPQPGGQLTELYPKKPIFDIPGFPSVLAGDLVDNLMEQIKQFQPGFTLNEKAETIEKREDGTFIVTTDKGTQHHAKAVAIAGGLGSFEPRKPILKDLEFYEQEDKGVEYFVKDPEKFRNKKVVISGGGDSALDWSIFLANVASEVTLVHRRNEFRGALDSVEKVQELKQAGKIRLITPAEVVGFKGSERIESVDIEINGARMNVETDYFIPLFGLTPKLGAIANWGLEIEKNAIKVNNALDYQTNIEGIYAIGDINTYPGKLKLILCGFHEATLMCQSVYNKLNPGKKYVLKYTTVSGVDGFDGTRKEAEKAVVKSIE